A single genomic interval of Pseudomonadales bacterium harbors:
- a CDS encoding ribonucleotide reductase subunit alpha — protein sequence MHIQTFDDLLTSARQQPDAQRLLFVFAVSELPEDATPEQRARFRDGLGGALTPLMEVDRLPDELEDFTQLISESLEFAEGTPAENWAIVFCAALGGSGSNPPSREDADQPLHTMTDSIRMGRISSYIAFDRMGHQVRLVQAQ from the coding sequence ATGCACATTCAGACATTCGACGATCTCCTCACCTCGGCTCGCCAGCAGCCCGATGCACAGCGGCTGCTGTTCGTCTTCGCCGTTTCCGAACTGCCCGAGGACGCCACGCCCGAACAGCGCGCACGCTTTCGCGATGGCCTCGGCGGGGCCTTGACCCCATTGATGGAGGTGGACAGGCTCCCGGACGAGCTGGAAGACTTCACGCAATTGATCAGCGAATCACTCGAGTTTGCCGAAGGCACGCCAGCCGAGAACTGGGCCATCGTCTTCTGTGCGGCACTGGGTGGCTCGGGCAGCAATCCACCGAGTCGCGAGGATGCCGATCAGCCGCTGCACACGATGACGGACTCGATCCGCATGGGCAGGATCTCGAGCTACATCGCCTTCGACCGCATGGGCCACCAGGTGCGCCTGGTGCAGGCGCAGTGA
- a CDS encoding nuclear transport factor 2 family protein, protein MSGAGNTLDDTAKLLAIREIETLKARYFRCMDSKDWAGLEAVFTPNVLTDFRESVQPRDESRLIEGAARYVATLAPILEPLSTVHHGHMAEIELTSATTATGIWAMEDKLWAPEGSGMPWRRLHGYGHYHERYEKHDGRWYISSIRLSRLRVDVESSA, encoded by the coding sequence ATGAGCGGTGCCGGGAACACACTCGATGACACCGCGAAGCTGCTCGCGATCCGCGAGATCGAAACGCTGAAGGCACGTTACTTCCGCTGCATGGACAGCAAGGACTGGGCCGGACTCGAAGCCGTATTCACGCCAAACGTGCTCACCGATTTCCGGGAATCGGTGCAGCCGCGCGACGAAAGCCGCCTCATCGAGGGAGCCGCCCGCTACGTCGCAACGCTGGCGCCCATACTCGAACCGCTGAGCACCGTCCATCACGGCCACATGGCGGAAATCGAGCTCACGTCCGCCACCACTGCCACCGGCATCTGGGCCATGGAGGACAAGCTCTGGGCTCCCGAAGGCTCGGGAATGCCGTGGCGCAGACTGCACGGTTATGGCCATTACCACGAGCGCTACGAAAAGCACGACGGACGCTGGTACATCAGCTCGATACGACTCAGCCGCCTGCGCGTCGACGTCGAATCGTCGGCATGA
- a CDS encoding saccharopine dehydrogenase NADP-binding domain-containing protein yields MSDEPQRRYDIVLWGATGHTGRRAARYLHEHYGARGLLRWAIAGRNQTALEAVRERIGATGLDILIVPGADARAAEELARSTRVVCTTVAPSALHATQMVEACVRNGTDYCDLSGELHWLRDMMDRHDDAARASGARILNACGFDSIPSDLGVQFLQEQALARFGEHCQHVRNAFECGHIAVSGGSFASGLGVMEAIAGEPRYADLISNPNSLNPRDRMRGAAVPELDHVCFDADFEQYVAPFPLGGINTRIVRRSHALSNFPYGEDFVYEEWKLAGKGALSKPRAQIEAFFGRMFMAGDPNSLMSRLMHRLGPKPGDGPSEEESAKFGPFSFRMIGTTRSGRTLRGYVFSKWDPGHGGTSAMLCDTAWCLAMERERTGRTGGFTTAGVALGPVLREQLREQAGVQFGIGDPPACKSSA; encoded by the coding sequence GTGAGTGACGAGCCGCAACGCCGCTACGATATCGTTCTCTGGGGCGCGACCGGGCACACCGGTCGTCGTGCGGCGCGCTATCTGCACGAGCATTACGGCGCACGTGGGCTATTGCGCTGGGCAATTGCCGGGCGCAATCAGACGGCGCTGGAAGCGGTGCGCGAACGCATCGGCGCGACCGGGCTCGACATTCTGATCGTTCCGGGAGCAGACGCCCGTGCCGCAGAGGAACTCGCACGCAGCACGCGTGTGGTCTGTACAACCGTCGCGCCGTCCGCGCTGCACGCAACCCAGATGGTCGAGGCCTGCGTACGCAACGGCACCGACTACTGCGACCTGAGCGGCGAGCTGCACTGGTTGCGTGACATGATGGACCGTCACGACGATGCCGCCCGCGCGAGCGGTGCGCGCATCCTGAACGCCTGCGGTTTCGATTCCATACCATCGGACCTTGGCGTGCAGTTCCTGCAGGAGCAGGCGCTCGCGCGCTTCGGCGAACATTGCCAGCACGTCCGCAACGCCTTCGAATGCGGGCACATCGCGGTTTCCGGTGGCAGCTTCGCCAGCGGTCTCGGCGTGATGGAGGCGATCGCAGGCGAGCCACGCTATGCCGACCTGATCAGCAACCCGAACAGCCTCAACCCGCGCGATCGCATGCGTGGTGCCGCAGTACCCGAACTCGATCACGTGTGCTTCGACGCCGATTTCGAGCAGTACGTGGCGCCCTTCCCGCTCGGCGGCATCAATACGCGGATCGTGCGACGCTCGCACGCGTTGAGCAATTTCCCGTACGGCGAGGACTTCGTCTACGAGGAATGGAAGCTTGCCGGCAAGGGCGCACTGTCGAAGCCGCGTGCGCAGATCGAGGCCTTCTTTGGTCGCATGTTCATGGCAGGCGATCCGAATTCGCTGATGAGCCGGCTGATGCATCGTCTGGGACCGAAGCCGGGCGACGGCCCAAGCGAGGAAGAATCGGCGAAGTTTGGTCCGTTCAGCTTCCGCATGATCGGCACCACACGTTCTGGCAGGACGCTGCGCGGTTACGTCTTCAGCAAGTGGGATCCGGGCCACGGCGGCACTTCGGCAATGCTCTGCGATACCGCATGGTGTCTGGCGATGGAGCGCGAACGCACCGGACGCACAGGCGGCTTCACCACCGCCGGCGTGGCGCTGGGGCCGGTACTGCGCGAGCAGTTGCGTGAGCAGGCGGGGGTGCAGTTCGGGATCGGCGACCCCCCGGCGTGCAAATCGTCGGCATGA
- a CDS encoding EthD domain-containing protein: MYKSIALMKSKPGLTREQFIDYYENNHVPLIRSLLPEICGYRRNFIEEAVYVAPACAEPDYDVITELWYADRAAFESAMARHAQPEIGGRIGADEENFLDRSKVRMFVVEERGAEPDRHGGNAL, translated from the coding sequence ATGTACAAATCGATCGCCCTGATGAAATCCAAGCCTGGCCTCACCCGCGAACAGTTCATCGACTACTACGAAAACAACCACGTCCCGCTGATCCGCAGCCTGCTGCCCGAAATCTGCGGCTATCGGCGCAACTTCATCGAGGAGGCGGTGTACGTGGCCCCGGCCTGTGCGGAGCCAGACTACGACGTGATCACCGAACTCTGGTACGCAGACCGTGCGGCGTTCGAATCGGCGATGGCGCGTCATGCGCAACCCGAGATCGGCGGGCGCATCGGCGCCGATGAGGAGAACTTTCTGGACCGTTCGAAGGTGCGCATGTTCGTGGTCGAGGAGCGCGGTGCCGAACCCGATCGGCATGGAGGAAATGCGCTGTGA